One part of the Rutidosis leptorrhynchoides isolate AG116_Rl617_1_P2 chromosome 1, CSIRO_AGI_Rlap_v1, whole genome shotgun sequence genome encodes these proteins:
- the LOC139893811 gene encoding beta-glucosidase 24-like, whose translation MSIEASVVMILRYITTVIYAFSAIRGLEAVSNVGLPPNWALANVNRSSFPNDFIFGSASSSFQNEGGANDDGRAPSIWDTFTRKHPDKIVDHSNAIMATDSYHRYKEDVKMLRQMGMDAYSFSISWSRVIPLGKLSSGINEHGVSYYNNLINELISNDIEPFVTLFHWDLPQALEDEYGGFLSSRVVNDFRDFAELCFRRFGDRVKFWITLNEPWSYSVGGYEKGYYAPGRCSYFVSNCTTGDSGIEPYIVTHNLLLAHAAAVKLYHDTYKGPQKGKIGISLVTRWMVPYSDEKLHRDAALRALDFDFGWFMNPLTFGEYPENMRINVASRLPRFTAEESYTLRNSLDFLGLNYYTANYVQHVSEAVTDNMTRSSDAQAQLSNERNGVEIGNKGGSDWLRSYPQGLHDLLVYIKNNYNNPTIYITENGVDEPNNSSLSLRTVLQDDFRVQYYVGHLQKLLQAINAGVQVKGYFAWSLLDNFEWDRGYAIRFGLHFVDYGNDLRRYPKFSSTWFTNFLRIRG comes from the exons ATGAGTATCGAAGCTAGTGTGGTGATGATCTTAAGATATATAACAACAGTGATTTATGCATTTTCAGCCATTAGAGGCTTGGAAGCAGTCTCTAATGTTGGTCTACCTCCTAATTGGGCTTTAGCTAATGTAAACCGCTCTAGTTTCCCTAATGATTTTATTTTTGGTTCTGCTTCTTCTTCATTTCAG AACGAGGGTGGAGCAAATGACGATGGTAGAGCTCCAAGTATATGGGATACTTTTACTCGAAAACATCCAG ACAAGATTGTTGATCACAGTAATGCGATCATGGCGACTGATAGTTATCATCGATACAAG GAGGATGTGAAAATGTTAAGGCAAATGGGCATGGATGCATACAGTTTCTCAATCTCATGGTCTCGGGTTATACCAC TTGGAAAATTAAGCAGCGGCATTAATGAGCATGGAGTTTCATACTACAATAATCTCATTAACGAACTTATATCCAATG ATATTGAACCCTTTGTGACTCTGTTTCATTGGGATCTCCCTCAAGCTCTAGAAGATGAATATGGAGGCTTTTTGAGCTCACGCGTTGT TAATGATTTTCGTGATTTTGCTGAGCTATGTTTTAGAAGATTTGGTGATCGGGTCAAGTTCTGGATCACGCTAAACGAACCATGGAGCTACAGTGTTGGAGGTTATGAAAAAGGCTATTACGCCCCTGGCCGATGTTCTTACTTTGTATCTAATTGCACCACCGGAGATTCAGGAATCGAGCCGTATATTGTAACCCATAATCTTCTTCTTGCACACGCTGCAGCCGTGAAGCTATACCATGATACTTATAAG GGACCTCAAAAGGGAAAGATCGGAATCTCGCTTGTGACACGTTGGATGGTACCGTACTCTGATGAGAAATTACATCGGGATGCTGCGCTTCGTGCTCTTGATTTTGATTTTGGTTG GTTTATGAATCCATTAACGTTCGGAGAGTACCCAGAGAATATGCGGATAAATGTGGCAAGTAGATTACCTCGATTCACAGCAGAAGAATCATACACGTTAAGGAACTCGTTGGATTTTCTCGGGCTAAACTACTACACAGCTAATTATGTGCAACATGTCTCTGAGGCTGTCACTGATAACATGACTCGATCTTCGGATGCTCAAGCTCAATTATCTA ATGAAAGAAATGGAGTTGAAATTGGTAATAAg GGCGGATCAGATTGGCTACGGTCATACCCGCAAGGGTTGCATGATCTTCTGGTGTACATAAAGAACAACTACAACAATCCCACAATTTACATTACAGAAAATG GAGTTGATGAGCCAAACAATTCATCGTTATCACTTCGAACAGTCCTTCAAGACGATTTCAGGGTTCAATACTATGTTGGTCATCTCCAGAAACTTTTACAAGCTATCAA TGCAGGGGTGCAGGTGAAAGGTTACTTTGCATGGTCATTACTGGACAACTTTGAATGGGATCGTGGTTATGCGATTCGATTTGGGCTACATTTTGTAGATTATGGCAATGATTTGAGACGATATCCAAAGTTTTCGTCTACTTGGTTCACAAATTTCTTGCGCATTCGAGGCTAA